From Triticum aestivum cultivar Chinese Spring chromosome 7B, IWGSC CS RefSeq v2.1, whole genome shotgun sequence:
gtagcaagaaggatttctggcaccgttgccggggaggtcttcgctcaagttaagacataccaagtacccatcacaaactcatctccctcacttttacattatttgccatttgcctctcgttttcctctcccccacttcacccttgccgttttattcgccctctctttcccaatctctctctctctttttcgcttgccttttttgtttgcttgtgtgttggattacttgttgccatggcgcaggataataccaaattatgtgatttctccaataccaataataatgatttccttagtactccaattgctcctcttaatgatgttgagtcttgtgaaatcaatactgctttcactacaagaaatatgtcaactagtgaccttctgttagtgaccctggaagaattggtcatagatctatgaccatttgagaccaattggtcaaaatctgttcggggggctccaaaccctaaaccattgcgaccattttggttagaaaggtcgtaatttccttacacgaaatggtcataaagcaaatagtgctggtccattgccttatttctagttgttaacgaccaatatagatggtcatagccttgtagattgtggtgggttgtgatgactaggcgccatctcatcagttttgcctatgtgtcgtgtccatgtgtcaatttttgccctaggttgtgaagcaacctatatttctgttattccaaaaattcccaaaaaattctcataatttttttggatcatatcttcatcaaatatgtcaaaaaccttccttgcctagttcaaaaataactcaacaatattcattttcctattctattcaaagcaacactttgtgaaggaagtgttatttatatattcttgatttccctaaaaatttgtgaagacattcttcttagtatatgatcatcctcagccaaaactcacgcccattggccatgtgcatttcctgtaCTGCTTATCAAatacttggctgctaattcatgtttgagcatagttcgctctcctcgtgagaatcttatgttataattttcttcctataacctacctagggagtgcccaacccactagacatgcctaggccgcccagaacacacggcaatgccacggtcacgcggtgaccatgcggcgggcatgcgagcttatgcgctctagagttggggccctctgccaccgtccaaacctcgatgtctcgccatcaaaccatgtatttctgattaaacagatagttatttacctagaaatgatttttggaaaaaaataaagagcaaactatgaggcacctgcagttcaaatttgacccgcttccaactgaatcgacgggaatttgtctttttcaccagaggtggatcaaaacttttgacacccaaccattttgtcaattgtgcattaaatatgtcctagtgttttataaaattgattaggtacaattttgcaacagaTATATACTAGGTCCTTCACAAAACAAACTCATTTCggacactcggaaaatggaaaatgtattttccgtgaaaataaaatgaaaactcccttaggcaacattgtttggaattccaagatgcacccttgtgcacaatatgatatcatttgaaccaactatgccatgaatgtggccataagattgatcatttggcttgaaagccatgaatcttcacacatgatagctcatttctgagaacactgtTTTAAAATAATCACCGTATTACAAGttcattatttttcctggaaacatggtcacatataatgacacaatgtgaaggttttccatttttttgttttttttgaattttttatgcccgtttcaaaatgcggtcaagacggcgggcttgaccgttcctagctagtggttgaatcttggaattttttttggagtttctctgattaaatagatacttgtttacctagaaatgatttttggaaaaaataaagagcaaactacgaggaagctacagttcaaatttgacccgcttccaactgaatcgacgggaatttgtctttttcacgagaggtggatcaaaactttttacacccaaccatttggtcaattgtgcattaaatatgtcctagtattttagaaaattgatttggtccaattttgcaacaaatatatggtaggtgcttcacaaaaaaactcattttgggcactcaaaaaaatggaaattgaatttttcgtccaaagaaaatgaaaacttccttagacaacattgtttgccattccaagatgcacccttatgcacaatataagatcatttgaacaaactatgtcatgaatgtggccataagattgagcatttgggttgaaagccatgcatcttcacacttgatagctcgtttttgagaacatttttttaaaataattgccatattacaagtttataattttttctggtaacttggtcacatataatgacacaatgtgaaggttttctaatttttatttttatttttttatgcccgtttggaaatgcggtcaaaacggcggacatgaccattcctagctagttgttgaatcttggaattttttttgtgtttctatgattaaatagatatttatgtacctAGAATATTTtttgaggcagctgcagttcaaattttaccTGCTTTCAACTGAACCGGCCAaagtttgtctttttcaccagaggtgtataaaaacttctgacaaccaaccattttgtcagttgtgcattatatatggcctactattttagaaaattaattcggtccaattttgaaacaaatatatTGTAGATCGTTCACACAAAAGCTCactttgggcactcaaaaaatgattCTCTTGTAAAAaaactcatttctgagaacactttttcaagttATTTGTTTTATTCAAAGTTTGTTATTTTTACTGAAAAGTAGGTCATACTTGgtgacacaatgcgaatgtttttcttttctgtttagtttTCTAAACTTTCTAGACCGTAAAATAGTTGGCATAATCTAGCATATTGTTTTTAATCGAttacgaccaatttaaatggtAATAACGTCATCAAAGGGgtactgcattctgattggtctAAAAGCATATCGCGCGTATCATGGATTAAGCACCGTCGGATGATACTGGATCCGACGGCAGCCCACGTCCCACCTACCCAGACTAGATCCagcaccctaaaccctaacccaCTCATCGTCCCACCCACCCCGATCCATCTCCTCCCCTCGTTTCTCGCATCGCCACCACCACACACTCACTGCCCTGCCTCTCCCACCCTGATCCATCCCCTCCACTCGTCTCTCGAATCGCCGCCTCCACCCACTCACCACCCCGCCTCTCCCACAGCTCGCCGCTGGCAGCCTCTCCCCTCCCATGTGCTTCCCACAGACCTCAGGCGGATCCCCACCCATCCATCTCTCTCTCATGCAACTTTTCTCTCTCTGTCGGGACACATCTCTGCCGCCACAGATGCCAGCCGATTCCGGCGTTCTCCGGCGACAGCCGCCACCGCGCAACACCTTCCCAAGCTCACCTTGCTCCATTGGGTCTTTTCCCCCGGCGGGATTCGCCGCTCCTGGCCTTCAACTCTCACCCGCAACCCTCCATGTGGCTAGGTTTCAGGCACGGTGGCACCTCCATCGTAGGCGCGGCTCTGGCAACCCGGGGGCTCCTCCCCGACTCTTACCTCGCCCCCGCATTCAACAAAGCCCCTTGGATGGTGCTCCTCTCCCCGGTAGCCATAGGGTGCTCGAGCTCCTCCTCCACACGCGCCAGGTGTTCTTCCTCGACCCGGACAGTGAGGGATTCCTTCTGGGCATATAGTACGTACCACGCCTTCTGGGCATACAGTACTCCTTCTGGACATTTTGATCTTAGAACTTTCTGATTTTTGTGTGCTTGAAATTTGGATATGTAGCGACGACACTGACAAGATGGCACTTGCTTGTCACCTTCTGCATGCTTCACACAGCGCAGCGCCTGCACTTCTTTGAGCCAAAGCCAATCGACGCGCAGATTGTCATCTCATTTGGGTTTCTCAATGGGATCTCCATTGGCCTCCACAACCTTTGCCTTGGCTTCTACCAGGCAAGCCACCCAAACTGCTAATGATAGCTCATACCATTTCGTTTGTTTTCTTACTCGTGGATTTGCTATGATTGTCTTGCTGCAGATGACCAAGCTGGCTATTATACCGTTCACCATGCTCTTGGAGACCATCTTTCTGAGCAAGAAGTTCAGGTGCTTCTCAGATTCCTCAAAGTATAGCATTTAGTTTTTGGTATAGCCATCTTGAAACACGATGCTATGGTTTTGCTATCAGTGAGATTTTATTGTTGATCGGTGCGTGATGTATGCCGTGGTGTGATGACGAAAATGTTCATTGTTATTGTGTATCAGGTTGATGTGTGCCGCTCAGATGGAACCTTCGCCAGGGCCGCTATTCCCAGCGGTGCATCAACAAGTTCTGGATGTCGCTGGGTTTATTAAGCTGTTACTTGCCACTGTTCAATTTTTTGAAAGAACAATGTTGTATTGAATATCTGCAAAATTACACCTGCATGTTCTTACTAGAGAATTTAAGTTCTAGTTTGAAAGAAAATTTAGTTCATCGTGCACCATTCTTTGTCTAGAGTGAGTGTGATTATCTGAATTCACGTACAAGTACTGCATTCCCTACTGCATATGTTTTGAGGAGACGCCCAGCAGCTGGCAGTAGTGGATATATAGATTCTTCCCTTGCTTTTAACTAATTGCCTCAAACTGTACATCCCTGGTTGACAGTCATGAACTTTTATTGTTGGTAATCTAAAATATTCTGCATATTTAAGTGTCCAAATACAGTCCAAAGATAAATCTTAGCTATAAATATTCTGCATATATAGTGTTCAATTTGATCAATAAGATCTGAGTTTGTTGTACTATTAATGGTGATAAGATTGCTGCTAGTATATTCTGTACATTTCTTGTTTGGGGCTGGGCTAGAAAACAATGTCTGATTCGTTTAGCCGGTTGACAGGCTAAAACAACTAGCTATAAAATGACATCAAGTTCTGGTTTACATGCTATTCTCGTCATTCATGCCGACAGACCTTTTGTTGTAGTGTTTAGAGTAGATTGAGTTTGCTGGCTCTCCTTTGTGTTTCTGTTCTTATTTTGGACAGATGCTTGGGGTGCATACTTTCTAGAATCTGCATTTGAATTTGCAGTTCGCGTTGTCGAAGAGAATTGTCGATTGTTTGATTGATGTTCTGACTTTTATGTGGACCAGACGTCCATTCTCTAAATCATTATTTTAATCCCACTACCCTTTTTGTATCCATGTACTGTTTATCTTGTTTAAGCATTAATCCATACTTTTCTTTCAGCAATGGCAACACAAGCAGGAACCTCGGCTACTCCTCATTTAAGTCCCCAAGTGGTAGCTTTCTCTGTATGCGGGAGTCACCATCTAGGCATGCTTGCTGCTTCACCAGAATGTTGCATTGTTCTTTAATTGTCGATTGTCTGTGTAGATTGACTGTATCGAGTTGAGGGCTTGAGGCAGGCAGTAGGTGATTAGAACAACCACCTGTTAAGTAAGATCGGGTGTAGTGTATGCTTTGAACATAAGCTTGTGCTGATGCCAGTGTAGTGTAGTGTATGCTCTGAACACAAGATCCTTTACTTGCTCTGGTTTGGTTAAGACTGATTATACTCTTCTGAATATTGCTTCCATAACTGAAACTTTTTCAAGTGCAGCAGTAGTGTAGCAAGTGCAGCAGTAGTGCACTGCTCTTGTTAGCAAGTGCGGCAGCAGTAGTATAGGAGTAGTAGTGGAGGAGTATGAATACAAAAATGATCATACAAATCGCCATGTTCTCACATTCTCCTGGATTTCATTTACATCAACTTCTCAAGAGAGGAGTACTCCTTTTTAGTATTCTCAGTTTAAAGTAAATTAAATGAAAGGAGTACTCCTTTTCAGCAGTCTCATTTTAAAGTAAATGAAAGGAGTACAAATGCATTTACAAATAAAGTAAATGAAAGGAGTACAAATGCATTTACAAAAATATGGATTAATTTCACATATCCTCCTTTGAAAACATATGGATTAATTTTCAGTAGTCTCAGTTTAAAGTAAAtgaaagcacacacacacacacacgtttgTGGATTCTACTATAGCAGTAGTACTCTCTTTTCTGTGAATTTAACTAAAACATTGTGCTTGCTTTCTTGCTGGAGTACTTGAATTGAAACCTTTTACTGTTAATTAAAAATAAATGAAACAATTTCATTTATTTTAAAATAAAGAAActtcttcttttctcttcttctctcttctttgTGTTAATTAAAATTATCTGAAACATTTTTTGTTAATTAACTGAAACCATTTTACTAGACGACTTGCGGGCAGTAGTGCTTGCTCTTTGGTTTAATTTTCTACTTGCTGTTTGGTTTAATTTTCTGCAGTGTAGGAGTAGTCTAGTCCACTGCTCTTGTTCGCAAGTGCAGCAGCAGTAGTGTAGGAGTATTCTTGCTCTCTTCTCTGCCCTCCATATGAAacaagcagcagcaacaacaacagtagTGTATGATTATTAGTGCTTCCCTTTAACTCCAATTCCAGAAACAAATGAAACCAAATGAAACTTTTTCTTTAACTGAAACTTTTGTACTGCTGCTTTTGCAAATCAAATTCATGTTGCTGCTGGTGCTTCTCAGTTTGGTTAGTGCTTCCCTTCTTGGTTGGCTAAACATATcagtttgtttgatttggagcatTAGATGCTCTCCATCAACGATTGGGACCCCATGCCTAAGCTGTTGATTGCCTAATTTCATTCATCGTCTCCAGAATATATTCATTTGATTGCCTGCTACATCTCCACTTAAATACTCATAATGCTACTATTTGGATTTTGTTCTATTGGACTGCCTATATATCTCTTGTTGAAATTGTGGTCTTGATATTTTGTTAAACCTGAGACATCATGCATAACTAGCTCTTCGTGCTACTAGTGTTTCCTGTCAAGTAGTGTTTGCTTGGTGACAGGATGTTGTTTTTTCCTTCCAAGTATAATGCACCTTTCATGTAGTGATGATACTATATCTATTTCATTTCATGTTTATACCTCTTCCAGAAAATGTACTGCACCTATAGTAATCAATCTAACTTATCCATTTTATTTTATAGGCCTTCGAGTACAAGAGGCTGTTGCTTGACTATAACAGCGAACACGACCAACAAGTTCTGCCAGCGTGGGGCAAGCGATCGAGGTGGCTGCTGCTGCACAATAGTTTTAGTTGATGTTGCCACCATGTTTTGGTGCCTCTGTATTTTTTCTGATTATCTGTACACTTGATGGATCATGCAGATGTGCTCTTGTGAGTTTTCATAGAGTGATTTTTGGATTTGATCATTTAATTGTGAGAATTATTGATTGTTGCTATTGAAATGTGTAAAATTGAAATCTgtgaatgaaaaaggctgaaagttCGTTTATTGGATCGAATAAtatttgggctctaaaaaggctatGGCCCAAACAATAGTGGACTGGAATATTGTGCATTTATGAAAAACAGAAACAAAGGCTGAATGAAACGGAATGCAAAATGGCCTAGGCCTAGACAATAAAAAGGCCGAATGtagggcttggcccatgaacctgacaaaaaattgacagaaaaaaacacaaataggttCAATTATTgtgctcggcccatgtaaaacacctaatcggaccgggctgaatcttgtcagtgaccttttgaattggtcgcaatttttccacgtcggatccgacgtggtctGGGCAGACAACTAGTGACCAAAagaaaaggtcatgggttcaacgaccttctgttttggtcataaacgtctacgaccttctcacagatagggtcattaatttcagtttacgaccgccagcttttgaccttctgtttttggtcacaaaaaggtcgcaaatgaaaaacaatgacctttcagtgaccaatagttaAGGTcaaaagttgacatatttcttgtagtgtttgttgaatcttgttatgaaagatcaattcaccggccttcctagtgaagatgccactactcatctaaacaactttgttgatttgtgtgatatgcaaaagaagaaagatacggataatgatattgttaaattgaagatatttccattttcacttagagatcatgctaaagtttggttctcgtctttgcctaaaaatagtattgattcttgg
This genomic window contains:
- the LOC123157174 gene encoding uncharacterized protein isoform X2, with protein sequence MWLGFRHGGTSIVGAALATRGLLPDSYLAPAFNKAPWMVLLSPVAIGCSSSSSTRARCSSSTRTVRDSFWAYTQRLHFFEPKPIDAQIVISFGFLNGISIGLHNLCLGFYQMTKLAIIPFTMLLETIFLSKKFRLMCAAQMEPSPGPLFPAVHQQVLDVAGFIKLLLATVQFFERTMLY
- the LOC123157174 gene encoding uncharacterized protein isoform X1 yields the protein MWLGFRHGGTSIVGAALATRGLLPDSYLAPAFNKAPWMVLLSPVAIGCSSSSSTRARCSSSTRTVRDSFWAYTTTLTRWHLLVTFCMLHTAQRLHFFEPKPIDAQIVISFGFLNGISIGLHNLCLGFYQMTKLAIIPFTMLLETIFLSKKFRLMCAAQMEPSPGPLFPAVHQQVLDVAGFIKLLLATVQFFERTMLY